Below is a genomic region from Candidatus Fermentibacter sp..
CCCCGCCCCCCCCGCCCCCCGCCCCCCCCCCCCCCCCCCCCCCCCCCCCCCCCCCGTCGCATCGCGGACTATGTGATCAGGAGACCCTTGTCCATCATCTGCAGGGGATCGAAGGTGGCGAAATCGGCCTGGTGGATCAGCACGGTCTCGATCCTCTTGGGCGCCCCCTCACCCTCCTTCGCGTGGCAGGCGATCATGTTGATGATCTCGGGGGGCAGGCCGGCCCTGCCCGCCACTATCGAACCCGAGACGGGATGCCGCAGACAGGCGCCGTTCCGGCTCTTCCTGATCGTTCCGTCGACGCGCTCGTACTCGAGCAGCTTGCCCACGTCGTGCAGGAGACCGCCGACGATCAGCCAGTCCGTGTTTATCGAGTAGGGCAGCTGCATCTCGCCCTTCATCGCCTCCGCGAGCGCGAGGGCGCCTTCGGTGACGGCCCGGGTGTGCTGGATCAGATTGATCCCGTGGCTGTTGGCCAGGAGCGTGAAGGGGATCTGCTCGAGGTCGTCGGGCGACCACCCGCCGCCCGTGGCCGCGTCGACCCAGACATCCACGGCCGCCCTGCGGAGCCCGGGATCGGTGATCCTGTCGAGCTGCCTGCTGAACAGGGATTCGACCTTGTTCCTCACTTGTCGACCCTCCCGAGAGCCTCCACGACAGCATCGCCCATCCCCGGAGTGCTCGCGGCGCCCTGTGAGAGAACCTCCGGGCAGCCCCGCAGCTTGAGCATGTCGTAGGTCTTCACCCTGCCTTCGGAGATGACCATCTTGACGGCGTTCATGATCCTGCCGGCCCTGGCGTTGTCGCCGAGGTGCTCGAGCATCATGCACGCGGACAGTATCATCGCGATGGGATTCACGATGGATTCAGGATAGTCGGCGTACTTCGGGGCCGAACCGTGCGTGGGCTCGAACACTGCGACCTTCTCGCCGATGTTGGCGCTGCAGGCGAAGCCCAGCCCGCCCGTGAGCCCGGCGAAGCCGTCCGACACGATGTCGCCGAACATGTTGCCGGAAACGATCACCCTGTAGTCCTCCGGGTTCTTCGTCAGCCACATCGTCATGGCGTCGATGTTCACGTCGGACACCCTGATGCCGGGGTACTCCGCCTTCGCCATGTCCTGGGCGACCTTGAGCATCATGCCGGAGGTCTCGCGTATCACGTTGGGCTTCTCGCACACGTAGACCGTATCGATGCTCCTGGCCCTGGCGTACTCGAAGGCCTCGCGGACGATCCTCGAGGTGTACTTCCTGGTGAATATCCTGGTGGAGACGGCGAGCTCGGGCCTCGGGCACCAGGCGAAGTTGGCCCTGAACTTGGGGTGCGTCATCAGAGCGTCGTAGACCTGGTCGGGGGGGTTTGTCCATTCCACTCCGCCATAGAGGCCTTCCGTGTTCTGCCTGAAGATCATCGTGTCGATCGCGGGCTCCTCGATGGTACCGCCGGGGCCGCGCCTGACGAAGTTGAGAGGATTGCCGATGAAGGAGCGGCAGGGCCGCTTGCAGATGTCCAGGCCGAAGTGCTGCCTCATGGAGACGATCGGGCTGTAGTAGACGCAGCCCTGGTCCCTGAGGGCGGGAGACAGCTCGGCATCCGCAGCCGACTTGGGCTTGGACGTGATGGCACCGAAGAGGGCCACCGGATGCTTCTCGAGGAGCTCTATCGTCCTGTCCGGCAGTGCGTTGCCCTCGGCCTTCCAGAACTCCCAGCCTATGTCCCCGTGGACGTAGTCGGCCTCGAAGCCGGAGGCGTCGAGCACCTTGAGCGCCTCCTTCATCACTGCCCTGCCGATGCCGTCCCCGGGCATCACCGTGATGGTGTGTCTCATATCACTGCCTTTCTTGAGGTTTACGGGCCACAGGCCCGGCCGCGCCCTCTAACATACCGGATTGCATCCGGTGCCGCCCTCACATACCGGCAAGGATGGCCCGCACGGCCTCCTCGAGCTGTCTGTCGAGATTGGCGGCTGCATCCCCCGGCATGTCGGCAACCGGGATGTCGGGCTCCACCCCGAGGTTCTCGAGGTTGTCGCCCGAGAGTGTGAACCAGCCGCTCGAAGGGATCCGGAAGCCCGTACCATCGACCAGATCGACGTCGACGGTGCCGATTACGCCGCCGAACGTGCCTGCGCCGACAACGGGGCCCAGGCCGAGTTCCTTCCACGCCGCAGGGAAGATCTCGGCGTCGGAGAAGCAGGTCTCGTCGATCAGGAGTGCGAGGGATCCCTGCCATACCCCCAGGGGCTGGAGGGACTCGAGGCCGCCTCTCGATCTCGAAACCAGGTAGGAGGGCCTTGCGAGCATCTTCAGTATCTCGTCGTGGGTGCTGCCGCCTCCGTTGCCCCTGATGTCCACGACCATCCCGTCGCGGCCGAGCCCCTCGGCATGGAGGTCCGCCAGGAAGCCGGCGACGGATTCGTCATCCATCGAGGGGATGTGCAGATAGCCGACCCTGCCTCCAGAGAGGCGGTCGACGATGCGCCTGTTCCTCTCAAGACGCGCCTCGTACACGAGGCCGCCCAGCGCCCAGCGGGTGACGGGCTCGACGATCACGGTGTCCGGGCCGCCTGCCTTCCGGACCTCGACTGAGACCTCTTCTCCGGCAGTGCCCGACAGGGCGCGGTAGAGGTTCAGGCCCGGCCCGACCGGGATGCCGTCGATGCTCAGGATCACGTCGCCCGGGACGAGACGGGCCGGATCGGCGTCTGCCGGGCTCCAGGGGATCACGCTGTCGATCCTGATCCCCTCGCCCGTCCAGGAAGGATCCGGGATTATCCCGAGTTCCCCGGAATCCATCGAGGAATCCCACTCCCAGGGGCCGTAGATCCCGAGGTGCGAGGCGGACAGCTCGCCGAGCATGCGGTTCACGACGTCGTTGAACTCGGGGTTGGAAAGACATGCGGCCGCCCTGTCGCGATAGGCCGTGCGCAGGCTGTCCCAGTCGGTCCCGTGGAGGTCCGTGTCGTAGAAGCCGTCGCGCAGGAGGCGCCAGCATTCGTCGAACTTCTGGCGCTGGAGATCCCATACGGAGCCGGAGGTCCTGCACCTCCAGCCGAGGAAGCGCTCCGCGCCTCCGGACACGTCGACGCACTGCAGGCTGCCCCCGAGGCCGACGAAGTACGCGGTGTAGCCGTCCGATATCGAGATGCGGTACGGCTCGCATCCGCTGGAAGTGATCCTGTCGAGGTTCCCGCCCTTCCAGTCCACAGACCAGAGGTCGGAACCGCCCGACCGGTCGTAGCCCCTGAAGGCGAACCAGCGGCAGTCGGGCGACGCGCCGTAGAAGTCGTAGTAGCCCTGCACCGTGCAGAGCGTCTCCGTGCGCCTCTGCAGGCCGTCGAGCTCGATCGAGACCGTCTCCACAGGCTCGTCGAGGAGTTCCTCACGCCTTTCCGGGTCGGCCTCCCAGTCCTCCCGCGTCAGCCAGAGCTGCCTCAGGGAGTAGTCGCCCCCGTCGGTCCTGCTTGCATAGACAAGCCTCCTGCCGTCGGAGCTCCAGGTCGGCTGGAAGTCGTCGTTGGAATGCCTGCTGACGTCCACGGGTTCGCCTCCCGCGGA
It encodes:
- a CDS encoding HDIG domain-containing protein translates to MRNKVESLFSRQLDRITDPGLRRAAVDVWVDAATGGGWSPDDLEQIPFTLLANSHGINLIQHTRAVTEGALALAEAMKGEMQLPYSINTDWLIVGGLLHDVGKLLEYERVDGTIRKSRNGACLRHPVSGSIVAGRAGLPPEIINMIACHAKEGEGAPKRIETVLIHQADFATFDPLQMMDKGLLIT
- a CDS encoding isocitrate/isopropylmalate family dehydrogenase, encoding MRHTITVMPGDGIGRAVMKEALKVLDASGFEADYVHGDIGWEFWKAEGNALPDRTIELLEKHPVALFGAITSKPKSAADAELSPALRDQGCVYYSPIVSMRQHFGLDICKRPCRSFIGNPLNFVRRGPGGTIEEPAIDTMIFRQNTEGLYGGVEWTNPPDQVYDALMTHPKFRANFAWCPRPELAVSTRIFTRKYTSRIVREAFEYARARSIDTVYVCEKPNVIRETSGMMLKVAQDMAKAEYPGIRVSDVNIDAMTMWLTKNPEDYRVIVSGNMFGDIVSDGFAGLTGGLGFACSANIGEKVAVFEPTHGSAPKYADYPESIVNPIAMILSACMMLEHLGDNARAGRIMNAVKMVISEGRVKTYDMLKLRGCPEVLSQGAASTPGMGDAVVEALGRVDK
- a CDS encoding S41 family peptidase; translated protein: MILLLSAIAMSVTDPRTPAVSPDGSRVVVSYRGDLWEVSSSGGLMRDLTPCGSFESLPCYSPDGSTLAFTSDRTGGGDVYAMPAGGGEAVRLTWHGGLDEAEGWSASGDSVYFISSREGFESWLYSVPLSGGTPVPVIRASLLDVARTPRGLAVVTGVTPWWRRHYSGSGSRDVWLLSGDGVWTRLLDSPIDERWPMWSPAGDGLVFVMEDSTGAANLHLLAGDGSIRRLTGLPGDVTFPSITADGSTVLFEYAGGLFRASFPSWEPVEIALECAADLQVAPLYDQWAGPFIDAYDLTGDSGTVALCSGGEIFCGRLAAEGIEDVRRLTESPGREGSPAWSPDGTMLAYTVERDGRSDLEIAGPVLAESLFTGFRPVPSRVLPVPGGTALGPRWSPDGSMLAYLDRNASIRVVELPTGRDWEVCPARDVIHVSWSPDCAWLAFSTPVEGHLEDVFIVPSAGGEPVDVSRHSNDDFQPTWSSDGRRLVYASRTDGGDYSLRQLWLTREDWEADPERREELLDEPVETVSIELDGLQRRTETLCTVQGYYDFYGASPDCRWFAFRGYDRSGGSDLWSVDWKGGNLDRITSSGCEPYRISISDGYTAYFVGLGGSLQCVDVSGGAERFLGWRCRTSGSVWDLQRQKFDECWRLLRDGFYDTDLHGTDWDSLRTAYRDRAAACLSNPEFNDVVNRMLGELSASHLGIYGPWEWDSSMDSGELGIIPDPSWTGEGIRIDSVIPWSPADADPARLVPGDVILSIDGIPVGPGLNLYRALSGTAGEEVSVEVRKAGGPDTVIVEPVTRWALGGLVYEARLERNRRIVDRLSGGRVGYLHIPSMDDESVAGFLADLHAEGLGRDGMVVDIRGNGGGSTHDEILKMLARPSYLVSRSRGGLESLQPLGVWQGSLALLIDETCFSDAEIFPAAWKELGLGPVVGAGTFGGVIGTVDVDLVDGTGFRIPSSGWFTLSGDNLENLGVEPDIPVADMPGDAAANLDRQLEEAVRAILAGM